Genomic DNA from Acuticoccus sp. MNP-M23:
AAAAGAGCTTCGACGGTCTTCCGCCGGGGTGAGGCTCGACGGGCATGCGCCCGCTTGTGATCGGGTTCGGAGCAATCTAATATCAGATAAATTTGCAACCGAAATTATGAAATTTGAAGGCCTGTGTGTTGTTGCGGGCCCTGCAGACTCTTCGCGGCAATGCTCTTTTTTCCGGATGAGTGGTGAGGCAGCCATATGGGTATCCGTCAGGATCAGACCACCAAGCATGCGTTCAGGCCCGTTGCCACCAAGCGCAGCGCGGACCTTGCCGTCGACGCCATCGCCCAGGCGATTTTCTTCTGCCACGTCAATATCGGCGAACGTCTTCCGTCCGAGGTGACCTTGTCCCGGCAGCTGGGCATCAACCGCTCTGCGCTGCGCGAGGCGCTGAAGCGGATGGAGGCCGACGGCATCCTGGAGGTGCGGCCGGGCGCTGCGGGCGGCACCTTCGTCACCGGCCGCCCGCCTGAAACCTACATCCAGCTCTTCCTTCCCGCGCCGGCCGAAGTGGCGGACTTTGTGGAGATCCTCATCACGCGACGCGCCATCGAGCCGCAGATTGTGGAGCTTGCGGCCGCCCGCGCCACCGCGCAGGACATCGAGGAGATGCGGGCGATCCTCGCACCGCTGGAGGGGATGCGCGGCAAATCCCGCGACGTGGATGACGATATCGAGACGCTGTCTCGGGCGGCACTGCAGTTCAACACTGCCCTTGGCAAGGCAACCCACATCAAATTTCTGGAAACGATCATGCAGGTGCTCAGCCAGCAGATCGAGCCGGTCCGCCGGATGGCAACGCGGGATGACCCCGCCGCCGCCATCGATACGCTCTTTCGCACACTGTCGGCGCTGGAAAAGAACGACAGGGATCTCATTTCGACCGAGCTGGAGCGCCGCTTCAACTATCTGGAACGCGCCTGGGAGAAGAAGACCGGCCGCAAACTATGGCGCGGATCTCCGAGTTTTCTGCCATCGGATGCGGCCTAGCTGCGATCTTCTGCGCTGCCGACATTGTTGTAGCCGCGCGTTTGGGTGAGATGGTCCCGCGCCAGCAAGGCGCGTGAGAAGGGA
This window encodes:
- a CDS encoding FCD domain-containing protein yields the protein MGIRQDQTTKHAFRPVATKRSADLAVDAIAQAIFFCHVNIGERLPSEVTLSRQLGINRSALREALKRMEADGILEVRPGAAGGTFVTGRPPETYIQLFLPAPAEVADFVEILITRRAIEPQIVELAAARATAQDIEEMRAILAPLEGMRGKSRDVDDDIETLSRAALQFNTALGKATHIKFLETIMQVLSQQIEPVRRMATRDDPAAAIDTLFRTLSALEKNDRDLISTELERRFNYLERAWEKKTGRKLWRGSPSFLPSDAA